In Corynebacterium sp. P4-C1, the sequence ACGACGCCAGCATCATCCTCCCCATCAACGCCCCCAACGGCAGCGAACTGAAGGAGGTAGCCGACGCATCCACCACCGGCAGCGCGCCGCCGCCCACACCGCCGAGACCGATCAGGAGCGTGCCCACCAGCCCGATGACACGGAGAATTTCGAAGCGGTTGCGCTCCCATATCGACGGGGACGCCGGCGCCGCCGGGGGAACCCCGAGGGGATCGAAGTGCAGCTCGGCGGAACGGGTGCCGGGACGGCCGAGGCGGGGCAGCTCGCGCAGCACGGCGCGGAGCTGCCCACCAGGTTTAGTCATCCGGGTCGTCCGAGGCTCCGATTTCACAGACGTAGTGTACAAAACGGTGTGCCACACCCACCCTTGAAGAATGGCCGAATTTAGCGCACACTAGTGTTGTCTAATGGTTGAGAGGCCCGTCACAGGGTCCGCCCGTCGCTGCCGCCGCGGTACACCGGTCAGGGGCAGAGGGCACATTGCACACGGAACATGGCACTGGCAACAGGCCAAGAGAAAGGTGAAGCACGAAATGACAGGTGCACAACGGTCGACCGACGGTCAGACCCGCCAGCGCATCATGTCGTGCATGCTCCGCTCCGGCTCGACTACTGCAGCCAGCCTCGCGGACCAAGTTGGTCTCTCACCTGCCGGCGTACGCCGGCACATAGACAAGCTGCTCGAGTCCGAGCTCGTGGAGGCCTGCGACGCCCCCGCACAGTCCCCGTCGGGAAAGCCCTCCAGGGGGCGCCCGGCGCAGCACTACAGACTCACCGCCTCGGGGCGCGACCACTTCGGTAACGGTTACGACGAGCTCGCTCTCGCCGCCTTCGCCGAAGTGGAGGAAATCGGCGGCCGCGAAGCCGTCAAACGCCTGGCGCGCAAGAGGGCGGAGAGGCTGCTGGGGGCGGCGGGGGACGTCGATAAGCGAAATGCGCGTGAAAACGGTGGTTCCGACGCTGTCGAGGAAGCCGCAACCCACGTCGCGGACGCTTTCGCAGCCCATGGCTACGCCGCCGAAACGAACCACGTAGGCTCGGGTCTGCAACTGTGCCAGCATCACTGCCCGGTTCACGCGGTCGCCGCCGAGTACCCGGAAATCTGTGAGGCAGAGCACGAGTTAATTGCGGAACTGGTGGGCTCCACCGTCGCGCCGCTGGCCCTCATCGCCAATGGGGACGGCGTGTGCACGGCGCACATCAGTCTCGCAACGAGCACCCAAGCTGGAGGAAACACAATGCGAAAGGAGCGGAGACGATGACTAGCACGACTCCCGCACCCGGCCTGGAAAAGCCGATGAACGACGATGAGATTATTGAGTCCATGGGCCCGTACAACTACGGGTGGCACGACTCCGACGAGGCTGGTTCCGTCGCCCGCCGCGGTCTCGACGAAGATGTTGTGCGCGAGATCTCTGCGGCCAAGAATGAGCCGGAGTGGATGCTCGAGCAGCGCCTGAAGGCGCTGGACATCTACAACAAGAAGCCTCTGCCGAACTGGGGTCCGGACCTGTCCGGCATCGACTTCGACCAGATCAAGTACTTCGTCCGCTCCACCGAGCAGCAGGCGACAAGCTGGGAAGATCTGCCGGAAGACATCAAGAACACCTACGACAAGCTGGGCATCCCGGAAGCCGAGAAGCAGCGCCTCGTCGCTGGTGTCGCCGCCCAGTACGAGTCCGAGGTCGTCTACCACAAGATCCGCGAGGATCTCGAAGAACAGGGTGTCATCTTCGTCGACACCGACACCGGCCTGCGCGAGTACCCGGAGCTGTTCGAGGAGTACTTCGGTTCTGTCGTCCCGGCTGGCGACAACAAGTTCTCCGCGCTGAACGCGGCTGTGTGGTCCGGCGGCTCCTTCATCTACGTGCCCAAGGGCGTCCATGTGGAGATCCCGCTGCAGGCCTACTTCCGCATCAACACCGAGAACATGGGCCAGTTCGAGCGCACCCTCATCGTTGTCGACGAGGACGCTTACGTCCACTACGTCGAGGGCTGCACCGCGCCGATCTACCAGTCCGACTCGCTGCACGCAGCAGTCGTGGAGATCATTGTGAAGAAGAACGCGCGCTGCCGCTACACCACGATCCAGAACTGGTCCAACAACGTGTACAACCTGGTCACCCAGCGTGCCCGCGCCGAGGAAGGCGCCACCATGGAGTGGGTCGACGGCAACATCGGTTCCAAGGTGAACATGAAGTACCCGGCTGTCTGGATGACGGGCCCGAACGCCCGCGGCGAGGTCCTGTCCGCACAGTTCTGCGGCGAAGGCCAGACCCAGGACACCGGTGCGAAGGTCGTCCACATGGCGCCGAACACCTCCTCCAACATCGTGTCCAAGTCCGTGTCCCGCAACGGCGGCCGCGCCGCCTACCGCGGCTTGGTGCAGATCAACGCCAACGCGAAGAACTCCACCTCGAACATCGAGTGCGATGCTCTGCTCGTGGACAACATCTCGCGCACGGACACCTACCCGTATAACGACATCCGCAACGACCACGTGACCCTGGGCCACGAGGCGAAGGTGTCGAAGGTGAGCGAGGAGCAGCTGTTCTACCTCATGTCGCGCGGCATTTCCGAGGAAGACGCGATGGCGATGATCGTCCGCGGCTTCATCGAGCCAATCGCGAAGGAGCTCCCGATGGAATACGCGCTGGAGCTCAACCGACTCATTGAACTGCAGATGGAAGGATCGGTGGGCTAAATTGACCGACACCGCTGTGAAGAAGGAGCGCGTGGGCAACGCGACCTTCCACGACAACAAGGGCGACCTGTTCGCCTCCTACGACGTCAACGACTTCGAGGTGCCTCAGGGCCGCGACGAAGTCTGGCGCTTTGTCTCCCTGCGCCGTCTGCGCGGGCTGCACAACGGCAAGTTCGCCGAGCAGACCGACGCCCAGATCGAGGTCAACGCTCCGAGCGAGGTCACCGTCGAAGAGGCGCAGCGTGACGACGAACGCCTCAAGGCCGTCGCCGCCCCGACCGACCGCATCGCCGCCCAGGCGTGGACGTCCATGCCGAACGCGACTGTCGTGACGGTTCCCGCGAAGGCTGAGCTGAGCGAGCCGATCGTCATTACCACAACCGGTGCGGGCGACGACGCCACCAGCTTCGCCGGCATCCACGTCGAGGTCGGGGAGTCTGCCACCGCGACCATCATCGTGCAGTACACCGGCTCCGGCACCCACGCCGACAACGTCAACTTTGTCATCGGCGACAACGCCCACGTCAACGTCATCGTCGACGAGGAGTGGAACAACGATGCCGTCCACGTCGGTGCTCAGAGCATCGTCGTCGGCCGCGATGCCGTGCTGCGCCACACCGTGGCCACCTTTGGCGGCGAAGTCGTCCGCAACACCCCGCGCGTGAAGTACGCAGGCTCCGGCGGCGACGTCGAGCTGATCGGTGTGTACTACGCCGACGACGGCCAGTACATCGAGAACCGCCTCCTCGTGGACCACAACCACCCGTACTGCCGCTCCAACGTGCTGTACAAGGGTGCGCTCCAGGGCGACAAGGACTCCAAGCTCCCCGACGCACGCACCTGCTGGGTCGGCGACGTGCTCATCCGCTCCAACGCATCCGGCACGGAGACCTACGAGGCGAACCGCAATATCGTGCTCACCGACGGTGCCCGCGCCGACGCGATCCCGAACCTGGAGATCGAGACCGGCGACATCCCCGGTGCCGGCCACGCCGCCACCGTCGGCCGCTTCGACGAAGAGCAGCTGTTCTACCTCAAGTCCCGCGGCATCCCCGACGGGGAAGCCCGCCGTCTCATCGTCCGCGGCTTCTTCAACGAGGTGCTTAACCGCATCCCGGTCGAGTCCGTGCGCGAAGAGCTGATCAACCGCGTGTCCGGAGAGCTCGAGCAGGTCAACCTCTAAGGCCCTTGGCTTAAGGCAACACCCTTTTAAAACGAAAGAGAAAAGAGTTCTATGTCTACCCTGGAAATCAAGAACCTCCACGCCTCGGTCCTCCCGCTCGAGGAAGGCCAGGATCCCACCCCGATCCTCAAGGGCGTCAATCTGACCATCAACTCCGGCGAGACCCACGCCATCATGGGCCCGAACGGCTCCGGCAAGTCCACGCTGGCGTACACCCTCTCCGGCCACCCGTCCTACGAGGTGACCGAGGGCGAGGTGCTACTCGACGGCGAGAACATCCTCGAGATGGAAGTCGACGAGCGCGCACGCGCCGGTCTCTTCTTGGCCATGCAGTACCCGGTCGAGGTCCCGGGTGTCTCCTCCTCGAACTTCATGCGCTCCGCTGTCACCGCCGTCCGCGGCGAGGCACCGAAGCTGCGCGAGTGGGTGCAGGAGCTCAACCAGGCCCGTGACGACCTGAAGATCGACCCGTCGTTCAGCGAGCGTGCTGTCAACGAAGGCTTCTCCGGCGGCGAGAAGAAGCGCCACGAGGTCATGCAGCTGTCCCTGATGAAGCCGAAGTTCGCCGTCATGGACGAGACCGACTCCGGCCTGGACGTCGACGCACTGCGCATCGTCTCCGAGGGCATTAACCGCTACCAGGAGGAGACCAACGGCGGCATCCTCATGATCACCCACTACCAGCGCATCCTGAACTACGTGAAGCCGGACCACGTGCACATCTTCGCTGACGGCGTGATCAAGCACACCGGTGGTTTCGAGCTCGCTGAGAAGCTCGAGGCCGAGGGCTACGACGCTTTCGTCTAAACTCCACCCGACGGCCGGCCGCACCTTGAGCCGGCCGTTTTTCTTTCCCACCAAACACCTAAATTCCACACAGAACCGAGCACATGAACCAGTACGTGAACACCGACGGAACTTTGAACACCGACGCGATCCGCGCGGAGTTTCCGATCCTGCAGCGCACCGTGCGCGGGGACACGCCTTTGGTGTACCTCGACTCGGGCGCGACATCGCAACGACCCGAGCGCGTGTGGCGTGCCGAGGAGGAGTTCGTGCTGAACACCTTCGCTCCCGTCCACCGCGGTGCCTACCAGCTCGCGGAGGAAGCCACGGACGCCTACGAGTCGGCGCGCGAGAATATCGCCCAGTTCGTCGGGGCGGAGGGCCACGAGATCGCCTTCACGAAGAACGCGACGGAGGCGCTCAACCTCGTTGCGTACACGCTTGGCGACGACCGCGCAGCCGAGTACCGCGTTAGCGAAGGCGACACCATCGTGATCACCGAGTTGGAGCACCACGCCAACCTCGTTCCGTGGCAGGAGCTCGCCCGCCGCACCGGTGTGACCCTGAAGTGGTACGGCATGACCGATGACGGGCGCATCGACCTCGACTCGCTTGAACTCGACGACACGGTCAAGGTTGTCGCGTTCACCCACCAGTCCAACGTGACGGGAGCGATCCCCGATGTGGCGGAGATCGTCCGCCGCGCCAAGGCCGTCGGGGCGCTGACGGTGCTGGACGCCTGCCAGTCGGTGCCGCACCAGCCGGTCGACCTCCACGCCCTCGACGTCGATTTCGCTGCGTTCTCCGGCCACAAGATGTGCGGCCCGTCCGGTGTCGGTGTCGTTTACGGCAAGGGCTCGCTGCTGGACGCACTCCCGCCTTTCCTCACCGGCGGCTCCATGATCGAAGTCGTGCGCATGGAGGGATCCACGTACGCCCCGGCGCCGCAGCGCTTCGAAGCCGGAACCCAGATGACCAGCCAGGTCGTCGGTCTCGGCGCCGCGGTCGACTTCCTCAACGAAATCGGGATGGACAATATCCAGGCTCACGAGCACGAGCTCACCGCCTACGCCCTCGAGCGCATGCAGGAGATCGAAGGACTGCGTATTGCCGGGCCGACCGAAGCCGAGTCCCGCGGCGGCGCTATATCTTTCGTCGTCGACGGCATCCATCCCCACGACCTCGGACAGGTCCTGGACTCCAAGGGCGTGTGCATCCGCGTCGGCCACCACTGCGCGTGGCCCGCGCACCGCGGCCTTGACGCGCAGTCCACCGCCCGCGCAAGCTTCTACCTGTACAACACGAAGCAGGAGATCGACGCACTTGTCAGCGGTATCCGTTCCGCACAGGAATTCTTCGGTGCCTAGCACCGTTGCAGCCTGGGGAAGCACCGGAATATTTCAAAGGTAGAAAGCCAAGGTAGGAAGATAAGAGCATGAACCTGGAGTCGATGTACCAAGAGGTCATCCTCGACCACTACAAGAACCCGCAAAATGCCGGCCTGCGCGATCCTTACGAGGCAGAGGTCCACCACGTCAACCCGTCCTGCGGCGACGAGCTGACGCTCCGGGTGCACTTGTCCGAGGACGGCAAGACGGTCGAGGACATCTCGTATGACGCGGAGGGATGCTCGATCTCGCAGGCGTCGACAAGCGTGCTCACCGAGGAAGTGATCGGCCTGCCGGTCGCTGAGGCGATGAAGAAGCTCGACGCCTTCGAAGAGATGATCACCTGCAAGGGCGAGAAGGAAGGCGACGCGGAGATGATCGGCGACGGCATCGCTTTCGCCGGCGTGGCTAAATTCCCGGCTCGCGTGAAGTGCGCGCTGCTCGGCTGGAAAGCGTTCCAGGCCGCCACCAGCGATGCCATCACCGAGCTTGAAAACAACCAGACCAAGGAGTGACATCATGACCACACCGAACGAATCCGACGCGACACGCGAGTCGGCCTCCAGCTTCGACGGCCCGGGCGAGCGCCCCGAGCAGACGGAAGAGCAGATCCAGCTCGCCGCCGACGTCGCCGAGTACCTCCACGACGTGATCGACCCCGAGCTGGGCATCAACGTCGTCGACTTGGGCCTCGTCTATGACATCTGGATCGAGGAGGAAGCCGACAAGAAGCGCGCCGTGATCAACATGACGCTGACTTCCCCGGCGTGCCCGCTCACCGACGTGATCGAGGAGCAGGCCGAGCAGGCCGCCGTCGGTTCCGGTACCGTCGACGCGATCACCCTCAACTGGGTCTGGATGCCACCGTGGGGCCCGCACATGATTACCGAGGAGGGCCGCGAGCAGCTCCGCGCACTCGGCTTTGCGGTCTAGTGATTCTGGTTTGACCACAGCGGTACACTGACCCGTTGTGATTGTCACGAACGACCTCGAAGTCCGCGTCGGCGCACGCACTCTGCTCAACGCACCCGGCCAGCACCTGCGCGTGCAGCCGGGCGACCGCATCGGACTTGTCGGCCGCAACGGTGCTGGCAAGACCACGACAATGCGCATCCTGGCGGGGGAGACCGAGCCGTATGGCGGGTCGGTGACCCGCTCCGGCGAGATCGGCTACCTGCCGCAGGACTCACGAGAGGGCAATATCGAGCAGACCGCCCGCGACCGTGTTCTGTCCGCCCGCGGGCTCGACCAGATCCGTTCCTCTATGGAACGGCAGCAGGAGATCATGGAGGTCGAGGACGGGGCGAAGCGCGACGCCGCGATCTCCAAGTACTCACGTCTCGAGGAGCGTTTCCACTCGCTCGGCGGATACGAAGCCGACGCTGAGGCGGCACAGATTTGCGACAACCTCGGCTTGCCGGACCGTATTCTGGACCAGCAGCTCAAAACGCTGTCGGGCGGCCAGCGCCGACGCGTGGAACTCGCCCAGATCCTTTTCGCCGCCAACGACGGCGCGGGCAAGTCCACGACTACCTTGCTTCTCGACGAGCCCACAAACCACCTCGACGCCGACTCGATCACTTGGCTGCGCGAGTTCCTCTCCAAGCACGAGGGCGGTCTCATCATGATCTCCCACGACGTCGAGCTTCTCGATGCCGTCTGCAACAAGGTCTGGTTCCTCGATGCCGTCCGCGGCGAAGCAGATGTTTACAACATGGGCTTCGCCAAGTACAAGGACGCCCGCGCCGAGGACGAGGCGCGCCGCCGCCGTGAACGCGCCAACGCAGAGAAGAAGGCGTCCGCCCTGCAGAAGCAAGCTGCCAAGCTCGGTGCGAAAGCCACAAAGGCAGCGGCCGCGAAGCAGATGCTCGCCCGCGCCGACCGCATGATGAACGAGCTCGACGAGGTCCGAGTGGCGGACAAGGTGGCGTCGATCAGCTTTCCTGAGCCCGCGCCGTGCGGAAAGACTCCGCTATTCGGCAAGGGCCTGACCAAAATGTACGGGTCGCTGGAGGTCTTCGCGGGGGTGGACTTGGCGATCGACAAGGGGTCCCGCGTGGTCGTTCTGGGCACCAACGGTGCCGGAAAGACGACGCTGCTCAAGCTCCTCGCGGGCGTTGAGCGCACCGACGGCGAGGGCGGCCTTGTCACCGGCCACGGCCTGAAGATCGGTTATTTCGCCCAGGAGCACGACACCATCGACGGCGACAAGACTGTTTGGGAGAACACCATCGAAGCGTGCCCCGACGCTGGCCAGCAGGACCTGCGCGGCCTGCTCGGCGCATTCATGTTCTCCGGCGACAAGCTCGAGCAGCCTGCCGGCACGCTCTCCGGCGGTGAGAAGACGCGACTCGCCCTGGCCACGCTCGTCTCCTCCCGCGCCAATGTGCTGCTTCTCGACGAGCCCACCAACAACCTCGACCCCCAATCCCGCGAGCAGGTCCTTGACGCGCTGAAGACCTACACCGGCGCCGTTGTTCTGGTCACCCACGATCCAGGCGCGGTGCGCGCCCTCGAACCGGAACGCGTGATCATCATGCCGGAAGGCGACGAGGACATCTGGAGCGACGAATACATGGAGATCGTCGAAC encodes:
- the sufU gene encoding Fe-S cluster assembly sulfur transfer protein SufU; protein product: MNLESMYQEVILDHYKNPQNAGLRDPYEAEVHHVNPSCGDELTLRVHLSEDGKTVEDISYDAEGCSISQASTSVLTEEVIGLPVAEAMKKLDAFEEMITCKGEKEGDAEMIGDGIAFAGVAKFPARVKCALLGWKAFQAATSDAITELENNQTKE
- the sufD gene encoding Fe-S cluster assembly protein SufD gives rise to the protein MTDTAVKKERVGNATFHDNKGDLFASYDVNDFEVPQGRDEVWRFVSLRRLRGLHNGKFAEQTDAQIEVNAPSEVTVEEAQRDDERLKAVAAPTDRIAAQAWTSMPNATVVTVPAKAELSEPIVITTTGAGDDATSFAGIHVEVGESATATIIVQYTGSGTHADNVNFVIGDNAHVNVIVDEEWNNDAVHVGAQSIVVGRDAVLRHTVATFGGEVVRNTPRVKYAGSGGDVELIGVYYADDGQYIENRLLVDHNHPYCRSNVLYKGALQGDKDSKLPDARTCWVGDVLIRSNASGTETYEANRNIVLTDGARADAIPNLEIETGDIPGAGHAATVGRFDEEQLFYLKSRGIPDGEARRLIVRGFFNEVLNRIPVESVREELINRVSGELEQVNL
- the sufC gene encoding Fe-S cluster assembly ATPase SufC, coding for MSTLEIKNLHASVLPLEEGQDPTPILKGVNLTINSGETHAIMGPNGSGKSTLAYTLSGHPSYEVTEGEVLLDGENILEMEVDERARAGLFLAMQYPVEVPGVSSSNFMRSAVTAVRGEAPKLREWVQELNQARDDLKIDPSFSERAVNEGFSGGEKKRHEVMQLSLMKPKFAVMDETDSGLDVDALRIVSEGINRYQEETNGGILMITHYQRILNYVKPDHVHIFADGVIKHTGGFELAEKLEAEGYDAFV
- the sufB gene encoding Fe-S cluster assembly protein SufB, with translation MTSTTPAPGLEKPMNDDEIIESMGPYNYGWHDSDEAGSVARRGLDEDVVREISAAKNEPEWMLEQRLKALDIYNKKPLPNWGPDLSGIDFDQIKYFVRSTEQQATSWEDLPEDIKNTYDKLGIPEAEKQRLVAGVAAQYESEVVYHKIREDLEEQGVIFVDTDTGLREYPELFEEYFGSVVPAGDNKFSALNAAVWSGGSFIYVPKGVHVEIPLQAYFRINTENMGQFERTLIVVDEDAYVHYVEGCTAPIYQSDSLHAAVVEIIVKKNARCRYTTIQNWSNNVYNLVTQRARAEEGATMEWVDGNIGSKVNMKYPAVWMTGPNARGEVLSAQFCGEGQTQDTGAKVVHMAPNTSSNIVSKSVSRNGGRAAYRGLVQINANAKNSTSNIECDALLVDNISRTDTYPYNDIRNDHVTLGHEAKVSKVSEEQLFYLMSRGISEEDAMAMIVRGFIEPIAKELPMEYALELNRLIELQMEGSVG
- a CDS encoding metalloregulator ArsR/SmtB family transcription factor, which gives rise to MTGAQRSTDGQTRQRIMSCMLRSGSTTAASLADQVGLSPAGVRRHIDKLLESELVEACDAPAQSPSGKPSRGRPAQHYRLTASGRDHFGNGYDELALAAFAEVEEIGGREAVKRLARKRAERLLGAAGDVDKRNARENGGSDAVEEAATHVADAFAAHGYAAETNHVGSGLQLCQHHCPVHAVAAEYPEICEAEHELIAELVGSTVAPLALIANGDGVCTAHISLATSTQAGGNTMRKERRR
- a CDS encoding cysteine desulfurase; protein product: MNQYVNTDGTLNTDAIRAEFPILQRTVRGDTPLVYLDSGATSQRPERVWRAEEEFVLNTFAPVHRGAYQLAEEATDAYESARENIAQFVGAEGHEIAFTKNATEALNLVAYTLGDDRAAEYRVSEGDTIVITELEHHANLVPWQELARRTGVTLKWYGMTDDGRIDLDSLELDDTVKVVAFTHQSNVTGAIPDVAEIVRRAKAVGALTVLDACQSVPHQPVDLHALDVDFAAFSGHKMCGPSGVGVVYGKGSLLDALPPFLTGGSMIEVVRMEGSTYAPAPQRFEAGTQMTSQVVGLGAAVDFLNEIGMDNIQAHEHELTAYALERMQEIEGLRIAGPTEAESRGGAISFVVDGIHPHDLGQVLDSKGVCIRVGHHCAWPAHRGLDAQSTARASFYLYNTKQEIDALVSGIRSAQEFFGA
- a CDS encoding metal-sulfur cluster assembly factor, with translation MTTPNESDATRESASSFDGPGERPEQTEEQIQLAADVAEYLHDVIDPELGINVVDLGLVYDIWIEEEADKKRAVINMTLTSPACPLTDVIEEQAEQAAVGSGTVDAITLNWVWMPPWGPHMITEEGREQLRALGFAV
- a CDS encoding ABC-F family ATP-binding cassette domain-containing protein, which translates into the protein MIVTNDLEVRVGARTLLNAPGQHLRVQPGDRIGLVGRNGAGKTTTMRILAGETEPYGGSVTRSGEIGYLPQDSREGNIEQTARDRVLSARGLDQIRSSMERQQEIMEVEDGAKRDAAISKYSRLEERFHSLGGYEADAEAAQICDNLGLPDRILDQQLKTLSGGQRRRVELAQILFAANDGAGKSTTTLLLDEPTNHLDADSITWLREFLSKHEGGLIMISHDVELLDAVCNKVWFLDAVRGEADVYNMGFAKYKDARAEDEARRRRERANAEKKASALQKQAAKLGAKATKAAAAKQMLARADRMMNELDEVRVADKVASISFPEPAPCGKTPLFGKGLTKMYGSLEVFAGVDLAIDKGSRVVVLGTNGAGKTTLLKLLAGVERTDGEGGLVTGHGLKIGYFAQEHDTIDGDKTVWENTIEACPDAGQQDLRGLLGAFMFSGDKLEQPAGTLSGGEKTRLALATLVSSRANVLLLDEPTNNLDPQSREQVLDALKTYTGAVVLVTHDPGAVRALEPERVIIMPEGDEDIWSDEYMEIVELA